The Hemiscyllium ocellatum isolate sHemOce1 chromosome 17, sHemOce1.pat.X.cur, whole genome shotgun sequence genome has a segment encoding these proteins:
- the ccne1 gene encoding G1/S-specific cyclin-E1, with the protein MPRKSELVDQSTKTEETNRVVLRTRKRKADVAICLQDLDEVTEGQSAKPYEKEACWRSVANCMSPYRPHSTTCTNLDDTVTSSSSSYMLYRFKNVLATPTRASPLPVFCWGNHEEVWNILLKKEQAYSRDKDVFQKHPLLQPKMRAILLDWLMEVCEVYKLHRETLYLAQDFFDRFMATQQNIVKTRLQLIGISALFIAAKLEEIYPPKLHQFAYVTDGACTEEEILNMELVVMKALKWNLCPITIVSWLNIYMQIAYLQEMYEILIPQYPQEMFVQVMELLDLCILDFRCLEFTYGVTAASALYHFSSCELVHKVSGFEWSEIEGCVKWMVPFAMALRELGSITLKHLKGVCPEDLHNIQTHSNSLLLLDKALSTQALLLEQSRCSPVPSGILTPPQSSKKNNTSGPHEDLKHLQP; encoded by the exons ATGCCCAGAAAAAG TGAATTAGTAGACCAGTCAACAAAGACCGAAGAAACGAACAGGGTCGTGCTGCGTACCCGAAAGCGAAAAGCAGACGTTGCCATT TGTTTGCAAGACTTGGATGAAGTTACGGAAGGACAGTCTGCGAAACCATATGAAAAGGAG GCTTGCTGGAGATCTGTAGCCAACTGTATGAGTCCATACAGACCCCATTCAACAACATGCACAAATCTAGATGACACGGTTACATCAAGTTCTTCTAGTTATATGCTGTACAGGTTCAAAAATGTTTTAGCCACTCCAACTAGAGCTTCACCATTACCAGTTTTCTG TTGGGGAAATCATGAAGAAGTATGGAATATCCTTCTGAAGAAGGAGCAGGCTTACTCGAGAGACAAAGATGTTTTTCAAAAGCATCCACTCTTGCAACCTAAGATGAGAGCTATTCTTCTTGACTGGTTAATGGAG GTTTGTGAAGTCTACAAGCTACATAGAGAGACACTTTATTTAGCCCAAGACTTTTTTGATAGATTTATGGCAACACAACAAAACATTGTGAAGACTCGATTACAGCTTATTGGTATATCAGCTTTATTTATCGCTGCAAAACTAGAG GAAATCTACCCACCAAAGCTACACCAGTTTGCCTATGTTACTGATGGAGCTTGCACAGAAGAAGAAATCCTTAACATGGAACTTGTTGTTATGAAG GCTCTCAAGTGGAATTTGTGCCCGATAACAATTGTGTCTTGGCTCAACATCTACATGCAAATTGCATATTTGCAGGAAATGTATGAAATATTAATACCACAGTACCCACAAGAAATGTTTGTTCAAGTAATGGAG CTATTGGATCTCTGTATCTTGGATTTCAGATGTTTGGAGTTCACATATGGAGTTACAGCAGCTTCAGCTCTGTATCACTTTTCGTCTTGTGAATTAGTTCACAAAGTCTCAG GATTTGAATGGAGTGAAATAGAAGGATGTGTGAAATGGATGGTTCCATTTGCTATGGCCTTGAGAGAACTGGGAAGTATAACACTCAAACATTTGAAAGGTGTCTGTCCAGAAGATTTGCACAACATACAGACACATTCTAACAGCTTATTATTACTG GATAAAGCTCTCTCAACGCAGGCACTACTATTGGAACAGAGTAGATGTTCACCAGTACCTTCTGGAATTTTAACTCCTCCACAAAGCAGTAAGAAGAACAATACTTCGGGTCCTCATGAAGATCTCAAACACTTGCAACCCTGA